In one Echinicola marina genomic region, the following are encoded:
- a CDS encoding UDP-glucose dehydrogenase family protein: protein MKITVIGTGYVGLVSGACFADVGIEVVCVDIDQNKIDQLKLGFMPIYEPGLEEIVMRNYKSGRLSFTSSLADAIKGSEVAFIAVGTPPGEDGSADLKYVLAVADEIGRHMDDYIVVATKSTVPVTTGTKVKAAIQAALDRRGRGSDLPFSVASNPEFLKEGAAVEDFLKPDRIVIGVEDAKAEEIMKRLYKPFQLSGDRIIYMDIPSAEMTKYAANAMLATKISFMNDIANLCERVGADVNQVRAGIGSDPRIGKHFIYPGVGYGGSCFPKDVKAIIRTAKEYDYDLRVLQAVEAVNEDQKQLLVKKIKQHFGEDLSGLTFALWGLSFKPNTDDMREAPAIVIVQELLAAGAKVRAYDPIAMDEAREHYLGDTITYCQDAYDACLGADALLLVTEWSEFRLPSWKALGRLLNQPLVFDGRNIYEQKYLEEQGFGYYGVGLKGAIKRIDV, encoded by the coding sequence ATGAAAATCACTGTTATAGGTACCGGATATGTAGGCCTGGTATCTGGGGCCTGTTTTGCAGATGTAGGGATAGAGGTCGTATGTGTGGATATCGACCAAAATAAAATCGATCAACTCAAGCTGGGTTTCATGCCTATCTATGAACCTGGTCTGGAGGAAATCGTAATGCGTAACTATAAAAGCGGGCGTCTATCCTTTACCAGCAGTCTAGCTGATGCGATAAAGGGTTCAGAGGTGGCTTTTATTGCCGTGGGGACTCCTCCCGGGGAGGATGGCTCTGCAGATTTAAAGTATGTACTGGCCGTAGCCGATGAGATAGGACGCCACATGGACGATTATATCGTGGTGGCCACCAAGAGTACTGTGCCCGTAACAACCGGTACTAAGGTGAAGGCTGCCATCCAGGCAGCCCTTGACAGGCGGGGGAGGGGAAGTGACTTGCCATTTTCGGTAGCCTCCAATCCGGAATTCCTGAAAGAAGGTGCTGCGGTGGAGGATTTTCTGAAACCGGACAGGATAGTGATTGGAGTGGAGGACGCAAAAGCGGAGGAAATAATGAAGCGGCTCTACAAGCCTTTCCAACTAAGTGGGGACAGGATTATCTATATGGATATCCCTTCAGCCGAAATGACCAAATATGCGGCCAATGCCATGCTGGCCACCAAGATCTCCTTTATGAACGACATCGCCAATCTATGCGAACGGGTAGGAGCAGATGTAAACCAGGTAAGGGCCGGGATAGGCTCGGATCCCCGCATAGGAAAGCATTTTATCTACCCTGGTGTAGGCTATGGAGGGTCCTGCTTCCCCAAGGATGTCAAGGCCATTATCCGTACGGCCAAGGAATATGACTATGACCTTCGGGTGCTGCAGGCCGTAGAAGCGGTAAACGAGGACCAAAAGCAGCTATTGGTCAAGAAGATCAAGCAGCACTTTGGGGAGGACCTGAGTGGACTGACCTTTGCCCTTTGGGGTTTGAGCTTTAAGCCCAATACCGATGATATGCGGGAAGCCCCGGCCATTGTCATTGTCCAAGAACTGCTGGCGGCAGGGGCCAAAGTAAGGGCCTATGACCCCATCGCCATGGATGAGGCCAGGGAGCATTACCTTGGAGATACCATTACTTACTGCCAGGATGCCTATGATGCCTGTCTGGGAGCCGATGCTCTATTGCTGGTGACCGAGTGGTCCGAGTTCCGGCTGCCCAGTTGGAAAGCCCTTGGCCGCCTGCTCAATCAGCCCCTGGTCTTTGATGGAAGAAATATTTATGAGCAAAAGTACCTGGAGGAGCAAGGGTTTGGATATTACGGAGTGGGGTTAAAGGGAGCCATTAAACGAATAGATGTTTAA
- the gmd gene encoding GDP-mannose 4,6-dehydratase, whose product MENGYQKNALITGITGQDGAYLAELLLEKGYKVHGIKRRSSLFNTDRIDHLYEDPHVMDPQLVLHYGDMTDSMNLTRIIQEIKPDEIYNLAAMSHVKVSFDTPEYTANADGIGTLRILEAIRFLGLEKKTRVYQASTSELYGLVQAVPQSESTPFYPRSPYAVAKMYAYWITVNYREAYNIFACNGILFNHESPLRGETFVTRKITRAAAKIALGLQENLFLGNLDSKRDWGHAKDYVRMMWMILQAEQPEDWVIATGVTTTVRDFVKMAFAYVGLNLRFEGEGVDEKGILVSIDNEKYEAVTGNQVYSSTIQQSIGKTIVKVDPKYFRPTEVDLLIGDPSKAKEKLGWVPEYDLEGLVDDMMQADVALFQRDLYLKEGGHKILTQAE is encoded by the coding sequence ATGGAAAACGGATATCAAAAAAACGCCCTGATCACCGGCATTACCGGCCAGGATGGGGCCTATCTGGCAGAACTCCTTTTGGAAAAGGGCTATAAGGTCCATGGGATCAAACGGAGGTCTTCACTCTTCAATACTGACCGTATTGACCACCTATATGAGGATCCCCATGTAATGGATCCCCAATTGGTGCTGCATTATGGTGACATGACCGATTCGATGAACCTTACCCGTATCATTCAGGAGATCAAGCCGGATGAAATATATAATCTGGCCGCCATGTCGCATGTTAAGGTCTCTTTTGATACACCCGAATATACAGCCAATGCGGATGGAATCGGTACGCTGAGGATATTGGAAGCCATCCGTTTTTTGGGGTTGGAGAAAAAGACCAGGGTGTACCAGGCTTCTACTTCGGAGCTTTATGGGCTGGTACAGGCGGTTCCTCAGAGCGAAAGTACTCCCTTTTATCCCCGGTCTCCTTACGCAGTGGCCAAAATGTACGCTTACTGGATTACGGTAAACTACAGGGAAGCTTATAATATATTTGCCTGCAACGGAATACTGTTCAACCATGAGTCTCCCTTAAGGGGAGAAACCTTTGTGACCCGTAAGATTACCAGGGCGGCAGCAAAGATTGCTTTGGGCTTGCAGGAAAATCTGTTCTTGGGCAATCTGGATTCTAAGCGGGACTGGGGGCATGCCAAAGATTATGTACGTATGATGTGGATGATCCTACAGGCAGAGCAGCCGGAAGACTGGGTGATCGCCACAGGAGTGACCACCACAGTAAGGGATTTTGTGAAAATGGCCTTTGCCTATGTGGGGCTGAACCTGCGCTTTGAAGGCGAAGGAGTGGACGAAAAAGGAATTCTAGTCTCAATTGATAATGAAAAATATGAAGCTGTAACCGGCAACCAGGTTTACAGTTCTACAATTCAACAGTCCATCGGTAAAACCATCGTAAAAGTAGATCCAAAATATTTCCGTCCTACCGAAGTAGACTTGCTGATCGGTGATCCCTCCAAAGCCAAAGAAAAACTGGGTTGGGTACCGGAATATGACCTAGAGGGCTTAGTGGATGATATGATGCAGGCAGATGTGGCCTTGTTCCAAAGAGACCTGTACCTGAAAGAAGGCGGGCATAAGATTTTGACCCAAGCGGAGTAG
- a CDS encoding GDP-L-fucose synthase family protein, giving the protein MDKTRRIYVAGHKGMVGSAIWRALEAQGYHNLIGMTSSELDLQNQAAVRYFFETQKPEVVIDAAARVGGIMANNNYPYQFLMENMLIQNNLIHCAHWHGVNKLIFLGSSCIYPKMAPQPLKEEYLLTAPLEPTNEWYALAKITGVKACEAIKKQFGRDYISLMPTNLYGPFDNFDLDTSHVLPAMIRKFHEAKEAGNTPVQLWGSGKPKREFLHVNDMADAVLFALDNELPGQLYNVGTGTDLSIRELAELVQHIVGHKGDIQWDSSKPDGTPRKLMDVSKMRNAGWEAAIRLEEGIRETYQWFLANIDAFKQVKL; this is encoded by the coding sequence ATGGATAAAACAAGAAGAATATATGTGGCCGGCCATAAGGGCATGGTAGGCTCAGCCATTTGGAGAGCTTTGGAAGCCCAAGGGTACCATAACCTGATCGGAATGACCAGCAGTGAACTGGACCTCCAGAATCAGGCTGCCGTAAGGTATTTCTTCGAAACGCAAAAACCGGAAGTGGTGATCGATGCCGCCGCTCGGGTAGGCGGGATCATGGCCAATAATAATTATCCTTACCAGTTCCTGATGGAGAATATGCTGATCCAGAATAATTTGATCCACTGCGCTCATTGGCATGGCGTCAATAAACTGATCTTTTTAGGCTCCTCCTGTATCTACCCCAAAATGGCACCGCAACCCCTCAAGGAAGAATACCTGCTTACCGCACCGCTCGAGCCTACCAATGAATGGTATGCACTGGCCAAGATCACAGGCGTGAAGGCCTGCGAAGCGATCAAAAAACAGTTTGGAAGAGATTATATCTCCTTGATGCCCACTAATTTGTATGGTCCTTTCGACAATTTTGACCTGGATACCTCCCATGTGCTTCCGGCCATGATTCGGAAGTTCCATGAAGCAAAGGAAGCAGGGAATACCCCTGTCCAACTGTGGGGCTCGGGTAAGCCCAAAAGGGAATTTTTACATGTCAATGATATGGCTGATGCCGTGCTCTTCGCTTTGGATAATGAACTGCCGGGCCAACTTTATAATGTGGGTACTGGAACAGACTTGAGCATCAGGGAACTGGCCGAACTAGTTCAGCACATTGTGGGCCATAAAGGAGATATTCAGTGGGACAGCTCCAAGCCTGATGGTACGCCCAGAAAATTGATGGATGTATCCAAAATGCGGAATGCGGGATGGGAAGCTGCTATCAGATTGGAGGAAGGGATCAGGGAAACCTATCAATGGTTCCTAGCAAACATTGACGCTTTCAAGCAGGTAAAACTGTAG
- a CDS encoding mannose-1-phosphate guanylyltransferase, with amino-acid sequence MKIFNLILSGGVGSRLWPLSRVSYPKQYLSLFGGESLFQKTVQRNKELVDGLLVVGNRMNYELSRNDLRQLGVSGYLELVEAVPRNTAAAIAFAAFSMDPDDILFVTPSDHLITGQEAYKKAVYEAFEMAKDGALVTFGVKPDRPETGYGYIEAMGSKVLSFREKPNESTAKQFIKQGNFYWNSGMFCFQASVFLKALFQHEPEIFERSLKTYNEKEGIFMNRELSEMIPAKSVDYAVMEKDEHIKVVHAGFQWSDMGSFEAVYDYLKTQGHPVDENGNMVIGSDLHTEFAGFQNSILVVTDQAMLVLQKELSQQVKDIFEKLAHKAPVLVQ; translated from the coding sequence ATGAAAATTTTCAATCTAATACTTTCCGGTGGTGTAGGTTCCAGGTTGTGGCCCCTATCCAGAGTGAGCTACCCCAAGCAATATCTTTCCCTTTTTGGAGGGGAGAGCTTGTTCCAGAAAACGGTACAAAGGAATAAAGAGCTGGTGGATGGTTTGCTGGTTGTGGGTAACAGGATGAACTATGAACTGTCCAGAAATGATCTTCGGCAACTTGGTGTATCAGGATACCTGGAATTGGTAGAAGCAGTACCTCGCAATACCGCTGCAGCCATTGCTTTTGCGGCTTTTAGCATGGATCCTGACGACATCCTTTTTGTTACCCCTTCCGACCACCTTATTACCGGTCAAGAGGCTTATAAAAAGGCTGTATATGAAGCTTTTGAAATGGCCAAAGATGGAGCTTTGGTCACATTTGGCGTAAAGCCGGACAGGCCCGAAACTGGGTATGGATATATAGAAGCCATGGGGAGCAAGGTGCTTTCTTTTAGGGAAAAGCCCAATGAAAGTACTGCCAAGCAGTTTATAAAACAGGGGAACTTCTATTGGAATTCTGGGATGTTCTGCTTCCAGGCCAGTGTATTTTTGAAAGCACTCTTTCAACATGAACCGGAAATATTTGAACGGTCCTTAAAGACTTATAATGAAAAGGAGGGCATCTTTATGAATAGGGAATTGTCCGAAATGATTCCTGCCAAATCAGTCGACTATGCGGTGATGGAAAAGGATGAACATATCAAAGTGGTTCACGCTGGATTTCAATGGTCTGATATGGGGTCTTTTGAAGCAGTATATGATTATTTGAAAACACAGGGACATCCGGTGGATGAAAATGGAAATATGGTCATCGGCAGTGACCTGCACACCGAATTTGCCGGATTTCAAAATTCTATTTTAGTTGTGACGGATCAGGCCATGCTAGTACTTCAAAAAGAGTTGAGCCAACAGGTGAAAGATATTTTTGAAAAACTGGCCCATAAGGCCCCGGTTCTGGTACAGTGA